AATTCCCACAGATACAAAAAGTTCGTGATTTTTTGCAAAATGttcaaaatattccaaaaaatgttcagggTTTTCAACAAAATGTTCcataaattaaaaaaaatgttcaaaaaatcatAAAATAATCATGAACTCAAAAAATGATTGTCAAACAAAACATGTTCCTGAATTTCAAAATGTTTGACGGTAAAATTTTATTCACGAGTTCCAATAAATGTACAcaatttcaaaaaaacttcatgaattcaaaaaataattGCAATTTGCTTTTCACGAATTTGtgaaaaaaattgtgaattttaaaaatgttgaatatttaaaaaaaatcttgaatttgaaaaacaaatcatgattttaaaaaatgttcacgaatttgggaAAATGTTCGTGGATTAAAAAATGTTTAAGATTTCAGAAAAATGTCCATGAATTTGAATAAATGTTCACGATTTAAAAAATATTCTTGAATATAAAAGATGTtcgaaaattgaaaaaaataaaaatagtaaaaaggaaaaataagaaaaaatagaaaaaaataatgaaaataagaaaaaataaagataaaaatcgaaaggaaaaaacaaaaaccccgATTCAGAAATGGGTTGGCCCATTCAAAAACTTGCGCTTGACGAGGTACGCACTAGGTCGCTTCGTGGCGACCTATGCGCGGAATAGGATACGCTCGTCTCATATGTACCGCTTCGAGTTGCTGCCGCTGCTATCGCATCGCCACTGCCACAATCGAATAAGCCACCGCCCGCCTCGCGAGCCGCCGCACGCCAGATCCGCAATGACCTGAGTCTGCCGCCACAAGCACCCGTGCCATTGCGGTTAAGCATTGCTATCAGGGTAAAATACCGCATCGTTGTGTCGGAGGAACACGCCACCTCATGAAAACTAAGGATAACATGCGTGTTGCtactgaataaataaataaaataaattttattaATAATTCATTAGATATGACATGTAATTTTCTTGTTCAAGAAACTGAAAACTTTAATATATAAGCATCTTGCACACAAAAAGGGCAACTAGATGTACTGAACAGCTGAGTTTTTTTATTCCTTTGAACATACTCTAGAAACTCGGTGTCTTGTGTATTTTACCAAACATTTCAGATAACTAACTCTTGTCATACTGATGAAGACCATTGATAATtgtgaggaaaaaatcataagattaAACAAATCAATCAATACAAAGGAATAAAAGATGTTTTTAATACCATATGGATATGCCTACGAGAAGCTAATTACTCCAACTGTGACCATGCCAAAAAATTATAGAGATGGATGGAGATATACAAACGtagtgacacacacacacacacacccatctTAGCAAAATGGCGAGAATGAATGCACAAGGTACTAGCATGTAAACAGATGTTACCTTTGGGGCACTGGTTCGTCTCCGCTTTGTCCAGTTCCTCATTTGAGAAATCAATTCCAAGAAGCCCCCGCCGAATGTGTGTGGAACGAAGAGAAGCATTCGGCGGGTAGGAATGGAGAAAAAAGAGAATAGAACATATGTGTGGTGGATGGGGTAGATAGTAGAATTATCACATGATCTTGTCTCGAATGCATGAGCATTTTTCAGATACATGAATTTAGTTTTTTGTTATGCATGAACATTATTCTTTACAGAAATAATTTCATTTTCTAACTAAATTGTAAAATTATTACAAAGTCAATATAAATTTGGAGTTTGTGATGAAAAAACATTGTGCTGTTAGTGGACCGTGCCGAATAAGGCTTTGAGGTCCGGTGCACCTGCGATTCTACTGGGCCGGGCTGAGCGGAGAGTTGGGTCCTCTGCCTTCCCCCCAACGAAGGAAAATATCGTGTGTTGctcaaaaaaaaagaaggaaaatagCGTGTTCTCCCCCCAAAAAAGGAaaatagcggcggcggcggcggcggcagccggagAAGAAAGGACGGCGGTGAGGGCAGTGAGATGACGACCGCTGGGAGTTCGAAGACAGGGAGTGTCGAGTCCGAGTTAAGCAAGGAGCTCTATCAGGCCGCAATCTGCATGTAGGAGAGGATCCGCGCGTTGCAGTCCGCCGGTTGGATCGGCAATAAAGGGGAATCGATGGAGCCCCAGAGCAAGATTCGCGACGAGGACGACGAGATGGAAACCGGAGGGGAGCTTTCGACGGGAAGGAGCAGCGGCGAGTCCCTGCATCTTGCCGCCGCAGTCGAGACCGAGTGGAGGACCACCGGCGACTCCGACGAGAACTCGGTGTTCATCCTGGAGGAGACCGTGCACAGATTGGTTAGCGACATCATGCCGGAATTCGAAGCAAAGGTCGGCGACGTCGCTTCAGTGCTCGAAGCAGAGGAGACCCGGAAAGAGGCACTGGCGGCGCTGAGCTTCGGCTTCAGACTGCAGTTGTTCTCCAAGCAGATCGACGAGCTGCGGCACGAGATGTGCAAGTTGCTGAGATCGTTCTCGCCGGAAAACAAAGATATAAGGAGCACCATGATCAAGTTTATCTCCGAGCCGTACCTAGGCCGTATCTGCAAATTGCAGTGGATCTCTGAACGTGTCAGTATGCTCCAGCGAATGGAcccagacttcgactccaaagtGAAGTCAACAATCATCAAGCTGAAATCGGAATCCTTCTTGTTAGCCATGGAGGagttgaaggaggaggaggaggaggagagcggtAGTGAAGGAATCGCCGGAGAAGGTCGTGGAGACCAAGAAgtttccatggagatggaggaGAAGAGATTCGATTCCTACCGCCGCTGCTGGGAACGTTTATGGGGCAATGACCGCAGCTTCGAAGACCAGAGTGAGTAAAACGTGCATGCTCCTACTTATCTACTCTTAGTTACTCCATGTCTCAAGCAAGCTGCATACTTCAAGTGGAGTAGTTTTCTTCTTTATACTTACTGCATGTCTCAAGCAAGCTGATTCCTTAAAAGTTGGAATTTACTCCACTTGTAGTACCATATTGATTCTAGTTTATTCTTCTTGTATGCGTAAAAGGATTCTGGCCGCTATATAGTTACTTCATGTTCAATCTTTAACTCATACTTAACTTGGATGCAGCATTATTGAGCCCCATGCTCTTTACACATTGCACAGCAAGCCGCATCCCGAGTGAAGCTGTCGCCGGGAGTACCTTGCAGATCCACTCCATCAAAATCTCAACAGCAAAAGAGCTCACATTGCCACTGGAGGTGTATGGAGTGGTCGCAGTCCGAGATGCTGTGGACCGTCATCGCAACCCTCTATTTCTTCGTTCAAGAACACATTGCCAAATCCTTGAAGAAAATGTATGTATGGTATTTTCGTGTTCTTGATCCTTTGTTTGTTGCCTGCATCCTTGTTGATTATGGCAAATGATGATGCTTGCAGGATTCATTTTTGCGCTTGATTGGCCCGGTTCGTGCAATTGTGTCGACGGATACTGTTTACATCGAAATCCAACTAAAAGTAAAGGGCGCAACAAAATCTGAAGATACAACATTGATCAGTACATTCGGCTTTTACAATGGTGACAGTTCTGGTACCTATCTCCTGAAAAACAGTTTGTGCACAGTGGAGTTATGCTATGAGCAACTTAAACAGTCGGTCCAGGCCACTATCATGGGTGTGTTTGTTACACCCAAACAGGAATCATTGCCTTTTCCATATGGTGGCCGAGTTATTTGCTCTTCACTGCCTCAGGATGGTAATGAAGATATCGCTGGGCTTCCATCTAGGGAAGTCTTGCTGCTTGATTCGGAAGGTGGAAGAATGTCTCTGACTAGTAATGGCTACCTTAGTCTGGCAAGATGTGTAGTTTCTGTGGAGTTAAAAGGAAAGCTGCAAGTCCTCATAATGGCTGAATCACCATCACAAAATGCTGAGATTGCTGCGCAATTCCTCTTCACACCCGAAAAATGCAACATAAGTAAAGGTGAATGTTACCTCCCTGATGGCTCTAAGGTTGAGATTACTGTTGCTTGGTCCCTCATTCCCTCGACGATGCTACAGTCAGGTGACAGTCGTGAGGACAGTGGGATGGTGACCGGACGATATTCAAAGGAAAGGACTGGCGGGTCCATGTTAAGTGAGGAGGTATGTAAGGCTGGAATCTTAATGCAGGAGAGTATCCGCTGGGTCCAGGCCCGGGAGGAGAAGCCTTTGAAGGGAAGGAGTGGCGATGTTGAATTGTTGAGGATTGGCAACGAAGGCAGAATGTTGAAGACACTGAGCAAGATTGGTGACGGGGGCAAATTGGTCTCCAAGCAGTTCATGGAGCCGCTGGTCAATTTCTCAATGTCTGTAGCCAGATCTGTCAGAAACATGATTGAGGAGGAGGTAGAGACCGAGGCGGCAGGGGTGGTGCCGATGGTCGGCTTCAAATTACATTTGCTCTCCAGGCAGTTTGATGAGTTGTGGGACAACATGGGCCAGCTAGTCTCAACAGAAGCAAAATTTCTAGCGATATGCATGCTTATTCATGAGCCCTTCGCATGCTATTGCTCCACACTGAAGTTTATCTCTGCAGTTTTCAACCGGCTTTGTCAATGGGTGCCAGATTTGACATCGGCAATGGGATCGATAAGGGAACACAAGGAGATAGAGGACGGGGATAAGGATAGGAAGGTTGTGAATGAgtatgaggaggagaagaaggctgAGGAGTTCTATTTCAATGCCCACCGTGAAAACTGGGAATTTAGTCGCAGCAACTTTGGCAGCTTTGAAGACCCAAGTGAGTAAATGTGCTAGTGATATGGTCGTAGTTAGTATGCTTTTCTTCTTCCACTTACTGCATGTCTCAAGCAAGCGAATTCGTTCTGTAAGCATAGGGATTTACTCTACTCAGATTGACTCTTCTTTATTCTTCTTGAATGTATAGTAAAAGCAATCTGTGCACTCTTTAGTTAGTTCACGTTAGATTTCTAACACATACTTCACTTGGTTGCATGCAGCGGTATTGAGCCCCTTGCTCTTTACCCACTACATACCAGGCCACACCCAACTGGGTGCTCAAGTCGGGAGGACTATGCAGGTCTACTCTATTAAAGTCACAGAAATAGAAGGCTATGCCCTTGAGTGGCCACTGAAGGTATACGGTGTAGTCGCTGCACGAGATGTTGTCGACTATCGTCGCAACATTCTCTTCCTTCGCGCTAGGGATGACTGCCAAATCCTCACGAGAAAGGTATGCACCTGTTCCTTTTCTTATTCCTTGCATATTTGTTAACAAGTTAATGGAGAATACTGATGTTTGCAGGATTCTTTTTTGCACTTGACTGGCCCTTCTCGTGCAATTATGTCTGGTGGCATATTGGAGAACAATGTTACTATTGAAGTCCACCTAACACTAAAGGACACAGTGGAGTCTAATGATAGAACATTGATCAGTAAAGCCTTCGTTTATGACGAAGATGATCTTGGTAGTGGTGATGTTATTTCTACGCGTCTTCTCCAGGGCCTTTGTTCAATAGAGTTATGCTGTGAGCATCTTGAACAGTCAGTCCAAGCCACTATCGTCGGTGCTCGTGTTGTAAAGGGCCCATTGCGTTGTGGCAATGGCATCAAGGTCGCTTGCCCCGTTCTACCTGAAGGTAAAACTGAAGGCAGTGTCAAGTGCCCATCTGGGCGTGTTTTGCTGCTTAGTTCACAAGCTGGGACAGTGCCTGTGGGTGGTTATCTAGATCTGTCAAGGCAAGCTGTATCCGTAAAATCAAGAGGAAGACTTGAAATTCTCATACAGGCCGGAGAAATCAGTGGAAGTGTCGTCTTCAAAGCTGAAGACAGCAGCATAAGTCGAGAAAGATGTCGTCTTGGTGATTGTGAAGTGGAGGTAACTGTTGCTTGGTCCCTCCTTGTTGAAAACCAGCATGATATCTCGGTGATGGGGTATATAGCGCCTTACGCAGAAGAATTAATTCCACCTTTACCCGTCATGAAGCTTTATAGAGGCCCTCGGTGATGATGAAGCCATGCATCTGATATCGTGTTTACTGTTCCATCATGAACTTGTCTGCTAATTCATGTACTATGATATACTacctagatacatccgtttgagcgacaagtatttccagatggagggagtacaacactaGTATATGCTCGTTTTTCTTAACTATGGTCTTGTGTGTACTATGATACAAGACAAAGCCTATGTATATATTGCTGTTATGCACATATATGGTGTTGTTGTTGAGCTAGGTAAGCCTACTTTGGAATTTCTAGCTTATTGGTGGAGCATCTTATTGGTGGATTGTATGCCAATTTACACTTGTTTGGAAACCTGTTGATTCATCATGGATCTGGAGATGTAGCCTTGTGCTTTCCTCTAGGTTGTATTGCTAGAACCTAGCCGACAATAAAGGATAACCGTTTTTTTACGAATAATAAAGGATAAAAGTTGAAATGCGATATGACAACTCAAACAGTAACAACTCCTAGGGGTATTTTTACTCTTATTATAGATGTGCTTTCCATATTTTCCGATGAAAGCATATATGCGCTTTTCTTTTTGGAAAATCGTAGAAGCATAACATGTGCTTCCCGTGAAAGCAAAGTTGTGATT
The window above is part of the Triticum aestivum cultivar Chinese Spring chromosome 2A, IWGSC CS RefSeq v2.1, whole genome shotgun sequence genome. Proteins encoded here:
- the LOC123190687 gene encoding uncharacterized protein, yielding MEPQSKIRDEDDEMETGGELSTGRSSGESLHLAAAVETEWRTTGDSDENSVFILEETVHRLVSDIMPEFEAKVGDVASVLEAEETRKEALAALSFGFRLQLFSKQIDELRHEMCKLLRSFSPENKDIRSTMIKFISEPYLGRICKLQWISERVSMLQRMDPDFDSKVKSTIIKLKSESFLLAMEELKEEEEEESGSEGIAGEGRGDQEVSMEMEEKRFDSYRRCWERLWGNDRSFEDQTLLSPMLFTHCTASRIPSEAVAGSTLQIHSIKISTAKELTLPLEVYGVVAVRDAVDRHRNPLFLRSRTHCQILEENDSFLRLIGPVRAIVSTDTVYIEIQLKVKGATKSEDTTLISTFGFYNGDSSGTYLLKNSLCTVELCYEQLKQSVQATIMGVFVTPKQESLPFPYGGRVICSSLPQDGNEDIAGLPSREVLLLDSEGGRMSLTSNGYLSLARCVVSVELKGKLQVLIMAESPSQNAEIAAQFLFTPEKCNISKGECYLPDGSKVEITVAWSLIPSTMLQSGDSREDSGMVTGRYSKERTGGSMLSEEVCKAGILMQESIRWVQAREEKPLKGRSGDVELLRIGNEGRMLKTLSKIGDGGKLVSKQFMEPLVNFSMSVARSVRNMIEEEVETEAAGVVPMVGFKLHLLSRQFDELWDNMGQLVSTEAKFLAICMLIHEPFACYCSTLKFISAVFNRLCQWVPDLTSAMGSIREHKEIEDGDKDRKVVNEYEEEKKAEEFYFNAHRENWEFSRSNFGSFEDPTVLSPLLFTHYIPGHTQLGAQVGRTMQVYSIKVTEIEGYALEWPLKVYGVVAARDVVDYRRNILFLRARDDCQILTRKDSFLHLTGPSRAIMSGGILENNVTIEVHLTLKDTVESNDRTLISKAFVYDEDDLGSGDVISTRLLQGLCSIELCCEHLEQSVQATIVGARVVKGPLRCGNGIKVACPVLPEGKTEGSVKCPSGRVLLLSSQAGTVPVGGYLDLSRQAVSVKSRGRLEILIQAGEISGSVVFKAEDSSISRERCRLGDCEVEVTVAWSLLVENQHDISVMGYIAPYAEELIPPLPVMKLYRGPR